In one window of Gopherus evgoodei ecotype Sinaloan lineage chromosome 9, rGopEvg1_v1.p, whole genome shotgun sequence DNA:
- the SNX12 gene encoding sorting nexin-12 isoform X1, which yields MADAAVADTRRLNSKPQDLTDAYGPPSNFLEIDIFNPQTVGVGRARYTSYELRMRTNLPIFKLKESCVRRRYSDFEWLKSELERDSKIVVPPLPGKALKRQLPFRGDEGIFEESFIEERRQGLEQFINKIAGHPLAQNERCLHMFLQEETIDRNYVPGKVRQ from the exons ATGGCGGACGCGGCGGTGGCCGACACCCGGCGGCTGAACTCCAAGCCGCAGGACCTGACGGACGCGTACGGGCCGCCCAGCAACTTCCTGGAGATCGACATCTTCAACCCGCAGACCGTGGGCGTGGGCCGGGCGCGCTACACCAGctacgagctccgcatgcgg ACAAACCTCCCTATCTTCAAACTGAAAGAGTCTTGTGTGAGGAGGCGATACAGTGACTTTGAATGGCTGAAGAGTGAGCTGGAGCGAGACAGTAAG ATTGTAGTGCCACCACTGCCTGGAAAAGCCTTGAAACGACAGCTTCCATTTCGAGGAGATGAGGGGATCTTCGAGGAGTCTTTCAttgaggagaggaggcagggactAGAACAATTTATTAACAA AATCGCTGGACACCCGCTGGCACAGAACGAGCGCTGCTTACACATGTTCCTGCAAGAGGAAACTATAGACAGGAATTATGTCCCAGGGAAAGTCCGCCAGTAG
- the LOC115657043 gene encoding nascent polypeptide-associated complex subunit alpha, muscle-specific form-like — protein sequence MKDPQPGAAHAWGSPGSPARGPSPRHDGAGEEAAGPSPAAVPAWEGRARTQRYLSPVWEEELEPAGAARGRKPEAPSPDPLQQARLRLGCSSPGTPLFRSFFAEECLAIARQLQRPGPELAGIEAEPLPLETTWAEAPPRSGPAEPGLEPHVPQLRGRCRSPGAGPDTEPGALLGLQPLAPDTLNLTVELQGPGHSGASLRQTTFEVSAADQLGSTVTLPVEREQLAEQSQAGDPERSRSAYRTQELEIVSNESAVSLGSSSFATSTPLMGPAKFHFVTGSPLGDGLDQRDPNASRRSVPRELPCPSQAGSKSAAPEVAQSAVPPCGNLPEGESRDRVTLKPPPKSAALPGSSRSYASTEGQAAIKSQPLAFTTPRASRSLALASFESRKASRELLRAGLPPRSRGIASEGKATRLSLGNCRPSMQKAAATGKTSQGSNVEIQPAAQLPASGTVKRSATKLPCSEKCLSSLQPPTKGPGLSSSSRPLLMGSRVSVCPGILCMSKGAGAPGTKLPTHPGARLRLMKPRPSSMQHINGTLQPTCTLPTGHQGARSSPQDKETESVAKPGCNKLPVRRAATTAIPARAPHSRLRPTGRTTASPRRLPSPKRARLAKDTNSAAVAQALEPSGGEGDTEDRPVLAVGADCTSAGGMAQPQRGGNSPPPLTFLPDSALESGGAASSMQLPDQLLSQELQRVRSELQRVKNELAARDAQCEAYRRTISSLEAQLRAGSLPEGWDTKDCALEGE from the exons ATGAAGGACCCGCAGCCCGGGGCCGCGCACGCGTGGGGCAGCCCGGGGAGCCCCGCGCGTGGCCCCAGCCCCCGGCATGACGGCGCGGGCGAGGAGGCGGCGGGGCCCTCGCCGGCCGCTGTCCCCGCGTGGGAGGGGCGGGCCCGGACGCAGCGATACCTGAGCCCGGTGTGGGAAGAGGAGCTGGAGCCCGCGGGAGCCGCCCGCGGGAGGAAGCCGGAGGCCCCGTCCCCCGACCCGCTGCAGCAGGCGCGGCTCCGGCTGGGCTGCAGCTCGCCCGGGACCCCGCTCTTCCGGAGCTTCTTCGCCGAGGAGTGTCTGGCCATCGCGCGGCAGCTGCAGCGGCCCGGCCCGGAGCTCGCCGGCATCGAGGCGGAGCCCCTGCCGCTGGAAACCACCTGGGCTGAGGCGCCGCCGCGCTCGGGGCCGGCTGAGCCCGGCCTGGAGCCGCACGTTCCCCAGCTGCGGGgccgctgccggagccccggggcCGGGCCAGACACCGAGCcgggggcactgctggggctgCAGCCGCTGGCTCCAGATACTCTGAACCTCACGGTTGAGCTGCAGGGTCCCGGTCACAGCGGTGCCTCCCTTAGACAGACAACGTTTGAGGTCTCCGCTGCTGATCAGCTCGGCTCCACCGTGACCCTGCCTGTGGAGAGGGAGCAGCTGGCTGAGCAGTCCCAGGCGGGTGACCCGGAGCGGAGCAGGTCTGCGTATAGAACCCAGGAGCTGGAAATCGTCTCCAATGAAAGCGCCGTTTCCCTAGGCTCCAGCTCCTTTGCGACCTCCACCCCGCTGATGGGGCCAGCCAAGTTCCACTTTGTGACAGGCAGTCCCCTGGGAGATGGCTTGGACCAGAGGGACCCAAACGCCTCCAGGCGTTCAGTGCCGAGagagctcccctgccccagccaggctggCTCCAAGTCTGCGGCCCCCGAGGTAGCCCAGAGCGCCGTGCCCCCGTGCGGGAACCTACCCGAAGGAGAGTCCCGTGACAGGGTCACTCTCAAGCCACCTCCGAAGAGTGCTGCCTTGCCTGGCTCTTCCAGAAGCTACGCCAGTACTGAAGGccaagctgctatcaaatcacaGCCCCTGGCCTTTACCACCCCAAGAGCAAGTCGGAGTCTGGCCCTCGCTTCCTTTGAGTCTCGGAAAGCTTCTCGGGAGCTGCTGAGAGCAGGCCTGCCTCCAAGGAGCAGAGGCATCGCCTCGGAGGGGAAAGCAACAAGACTGTCTCTGGGTAACTGCCGACCCAGCATGCAGAAAGCAGCTGCCACTGGAAAAACCAGCCAGGGATCCAACGTGGAGATCCAGCCTGCTGCCCAA CTCCCTGCCAGCGGCACTGTGAAGCGGAGTGCTACAAAGCTACCTTGCAGTGAGAAGTGCCTCTCATCCCTCCAGCCTCCTACCAAAGGCCCAGgacttagcagcagcagcagaccctTGCTCATGGGATCCCGGGTTTCTGTGTGTCCAGGGATCCTCTGCATGAGCAAAGGGGCTGGAGCTCCTGGAACCAAACTCCCAACTCACCCAG gTGCCAGGCTAAGACTAATGAAGCCCAGACCCAGCAGCATGCAGCACATCAATGGGACCCTGCAGCCAACATGCACTCTTCCCACTGGGCATCAAGGAGCCAGATCCAGCCCCCAGGACAAAGAGACAGAAA GTGTTGCCAAACCTGGCTGCAACAAACTGCCTGTTCGAAGGGCTGCCACCACCGCGATTCCTGCCAGGGCTCCCCACTCCCGACTGAGACCAACAGGGAGGACAACAGCCTCCCCCAGAaggctcccttcccccaagcgAGCTCGCCTAGCTAAAG ACACTAACTCAGCAGCAGTTGCACAAGCCCTGGAGCCCAGTGGAGGCGAAGGAGACACTGAGGACAGAccagtgctggctgtgggggcagACTGCACCAGTGCAG GTGGAATGGCCCAGCCTCAGAGAGGTGGGAATTCCCCACCTCCTCTCACTTTCCTCCCTGACTCTGCCCTGGAGAGTGGAGGTGCAGCATCCTCCATGCAG CTTCCAGATCAGCTGctctcccaggagctgcagagagtaAGGAGTGAGCTGCAGAGAGTGAAGAATGAGCTTG CTGCAAGAGATGCCCAATGTGAAGCCTATCGAAGGACGATCTCCTCCCTGGAGGCCCAGCTGAGGGCAG gcTCCCTCCCGGAGGGCTGGGACACAAAAGACTGTGCCTTGGAAGGCGAGTGA
- the SNX12 gene encoding sorting nexin-12 isoform X2: protein MADAAVADTRRLNSKPQDLTDAYGPPSNFLEIDIFNPQTVGVGRARYTSYELRMRTNLPIFKLKESCVRRRYSDFEWLKSELERDSKNRWTPAGTERALLTHVPARGNYRQELCPRESPPVGDPDALSSSIPPTLLQK, encoded by the exons ATGGCGGACGCGGCGGTGGCCGACACCCGGCGGCTGAACTCCAAGCCGCAGGACCTGACGGACGCGTACGGGCCGCCCAGCAACTTCCTGGAGATCGACATCTTCAACCCGCAGACCGTGGGCGTGGGCCGGGCGCGCTACACCAGctacgagctccgcatgcgg ACAAACCTCCCTATCTTCAAACTGAAAGAGTCTTGTGTGAGGAGGCGATACAGTGACTTTGAATGGCTGAAGAGTGAGCTGGAGCGAGACAGTAAG AATCGCTGGACACCCGCTGGCACAGAACGAGCGCTGCTTACACATGTTCCTGCAAGAGGAAACTATAGACAGGAATTATGTCCCAGGGAAAGTCCGCCAGTAGGAGACCCTGATGCGCTGTcttcctccattccacccaccctcctgcagaaatga